The window CGAAAAGGCAGCGGAATATATGACTCAAAATCTTTGTTGGGCAAGTTACGGTGAGATCGACCGCTACACGGTTTGGCCCGGACAAGCATGTGCATATAAGATAGGGGAGTTGAAAATACTCGAACTGCGTGAGAAAGCCAAAGATGCCTTAGGAGATACTTTTGATATTAAGGAATTCCATGATGTGATCCTGCAGAATGGTGCAATTCCGCTTGATCTGCTGGAGAAGGTTGTATATGAGTGGTTGGATGGGAAAATTAAATAATCTGTTACGATGAGCTTGTGGAAGTCTGATGTATTTAGGGGATTTTTTTCGACTCTGTTGCCCCTTGCTTCGCAATGGCAGGCAGACTCACAATTACAATTTTGAGAATCTGTAAAGGATTGTTAGATTAAAAAGTAATGTGAACGATCAAAGCGAGAATTGCCATTCCCGTTTTCGATATGTTTTACGTTTGCATGATATCATGCTTGGTTGAATTACAAACTTATTCCTGACCTATTTTATTTAACCTGTTCATTTCTCTTTTCCTGTCGATTTCCCTGAGTATCTTCTTTCGCATCCTGATATTCTTTGGTGTCACTTCCAACAGTTCATCATCATTAATGTATTCGAGTGCCTGCTCCAAACTGAACTGGCGTGGTGGAACGAGAACTATCGCATCATCGGATCCGGCTGCACGAACGTTTGATAGTTTCTTACCTTTGACGATATTCAAAACAAGATCATTCTCCCGAGAATGTTCACCAATGATCATGCCTGCATAAACTTCAACGCCCGGTCCGATAAAGAGCACTCCTCGTGCCTGGAAATTGAATAGAGAATATCCTGTGGCAGTACCTTTTTCCATTGCTATCAGTGCACCGCGGCTTTTTTTGTCTAAATCACCTTTGTAAAATTCATATTCATAAAAGCTATGATTGATAATACCAGTTCCACGCGTTGTGGTCATGAACTCATTTCTGAAACCGATTAACCCGCGAGCTGGCACTTTATATTCGAGACGTGTAAAACCATCATTTCCGGGAACCATATCAAGCATCTCACCTTTACGTAGTCCCAGCATTTCGATGACTGTTCCAACAAACTCATCTGCAACATCCACGGTCACAAGCTCGATTGGTTCTGTACGTTTGCCATCGAGTTGGCGGTAGATAACTTTGGGCGTTGAAACCTGGAATTCAAAGCCCTCTCTGCGCATATTTTCAATCAATATTGAAAGCTGAAGTTCACCACGTCCTTTCACAATGAACTCATCTCCATTTTCCGTTCCCTCAACTTTGATGCTGACATTTGTTTGAAGCTCTTTTTGGAGTCGATCCCAGATATTTCTGGATGTAACATATTTGCCTTCTTTTCCTGAAAATGGTGAGTCATTTACCTTGAAGGTCATAGAAAGAGTCGGAGCATCGATCTCGATAATGGGAAGCGGTTTGGGATTGTCTTTACATGCAGCAGTTTCTCCCACATCAACCCGTTCCATACCAGCGAGTGAAACGATATCACCGGCAAATGCTTTTTTTATTTCTTTCTTTTTCAATCCATCGTAATGGTAAATTTTTGTGATCCGATAGAGTAATCTTTCTCCATCACGCTTGAGTAAGACGACTTCTTGGCCCTGGCTTACCGTTCCATTCGTTATCTTTCCCGTACCGATCTTCCCGAGATAATTATCATACTCGATGGCTGAAACCAGCATTTGAAATGGTTTGGATTCATCACCTTCAGAATCTTTCACTCTTTTTACAATAGTCTCAAATAGGGGTATCAGATCGTCATTTTCATCTTCCATTTCATGCCGGGCATATCCATCTTTGCCTGATGCAAAAAGGACAGGGAAGTCAAGCTGTGAATCATTGGCCTGCAGGTCGCAGAAAAGATCAAACACCATTTCGAGAACCTCTGCAGGACGTGCATTTGGTCTATCTATTTTATTGATGATCACGATTGGATCGAGTCCAAGTTCAAGGGATTTCTTGAGTACATACTTTGTCTGCGGCATCGGTCCTTCAAAAGCATCAACAAGAAGCAGCACCGAATCCACCATTTTCATGATGCGCTGAACTTCTCCTCCGAAATCGGCATGACCGGGTGTATCCACAAAGTTAATTTTATAGTCTTTATAAGTGAGGGAGGCATTTTTGGAAAAGATCGTAATGCCGCGCTCTCGTTCAAGATCATTGCTGTCCATTATGCGTTCAGCGATTTTTTCATTATCCCTGAAAATACCTGATTGCTTGAGTGCTGCATCGACCAGCGTTGTCTTGCCATGATCGACGTGAGCAATGATCGCAATATTTTTAATTTTTTTCATTATAATTAGTTTCTTTTGTTTGTTTTGATAATCATTAAACTGTTTTGTTTTATTAAAAAAACGGCATGATCAAACGAGTGATCATGCCATTATGAAAGACAATTTTAACGTTTAATAAGATCGTCTAAAATCTCTGCGATTGTCTCTTTTGGGGCGAGCTTCATTAACTTTGAGGGAACGGCCTTTAAAGTCTTTCCCGTCAAGGTCGTTGATTGCTTTTTCAGCTTCGGATGAATCTGACATTTCAACAAATCCGAAACCTTTGCCGTCGATGACGATAACCTCAACGACATCACCACACTCAGAAAACAATTCTTTGAGTGAATCTTTGGTGACGGAATAATCAAGATTACCAACATAGAGTTTTTTACCTTGCATCGTTCTATTCTCCTATTTTTTATTTGTTCTTATACTTATCATGAGAATAGAGGTAAAAAATTCTACTTTCAATCGTAAATATTTTGAACGTATGCAACTTAACATGTAAGTTACTTATGGGTGACATAAAAAAATCAATACTATATGTCGTCAATGTTAGTGATAATTATTTTTATTGAGACATCCTCCCTCCTCCGATTTTTTTGACAAATAATCATCCTGAAAAAAAGTTCACATATCAAAATTCTGGAGTCTTCATGCTTAAAAAGATACATCCTACAAAAACCAAGGCTTGGCAAGAGTTAAAAAAGCATCACGACATAATGCAGCACGCATCAATGAAAGAGATGTTTGATAAAGATGCTGATAGATTTAAGAATTTCTCAATTCAGTTCGAAGAGATACTTCTTGATTACTCCAAAAATATTATTAATGAAGAAACACTAGAACTCCTCATTCAGCTTGCGAATGAATGTGAGCTTAAAGATGCAATTGATAAGATGTTAACCGGTGATTCCATCAATGAAACAGAACACAGAGCAGTACTTCACACAGCGTTAAGAAATTTCTCGGGCAAACCAGTTTTTGTGGATTGCAAGGATGTAATGCCTGAGGTCAAAGCAGTGCAACTGAAGATGAAAAAATTTTCTGAGAAAATGCTGTTCGGTGAATGGAAAGGATGTACGGGTAAAGCAATTACGGATATTGTGAACATCGGCATCGGCGGATCTGATCTCGGTCCGGTGATGGTGACTGAATCACTCAAACCGTACTGGAAGAAAATCACCCCAAATTTTGTGTCGAATGTTGATGGAACGCATATTGCAGAAACACTTAAGAATCTAAATCCCGAGACCACACTTTTTATGATCGCATCAAAAACCTTCACAACCCAGGAAACCATGACCAATGCACTTACTGCACGAACGTGGTTCCTTGAAAATGCAAAGAATGAGGACAGCATCAAGAAGCATTTTATCGCGATCTCCACGAATGAGGAAGGTGTGAAGAAGTTCGGTATTGATCCACAGAATATGTTCCGTTTCTGGGATTGGGTCGGTGGGCGTTACTCATTGTGGTCAGCCATCGGGCTTTCAATTGCCTGTACTATTGGCTACGATAATTTTGAGCAGCTTCTTAAAGGTGCCTATGCTATGGATGAGCATTTCAGGAATACATCATTTGGTGAGAATATGCCGGTCATCCTTGCATTGCTTGGGATATGGTATAATAATTTTTTCAATGCACAGACACAGGCAATTCTGCCGTACGATCAGTACATGCATCGATTTGCTGCCTACTTCCAGCAGGGAGATATGGAGAGTAACGGCAAATCAACAGACAGAAATGGAAATTCTGTGAACTATCAAACTGGACCGATCATCTGGGGAGAACCGGGCACAAATGGACAGCATGCATTCTACCAGCTCATTCATCAGGGCACAAAGCTCATTCCCTGCGATTTTCTCGCCCCGGCGATCAGCCACAATCCAATAGGTGATCATCATATGAAATTGCTCTCTAATTTCTTTGCACAGACAGAAGCATTGATGAAGGGAAAAACAGAAGCAGAAGTTCGAAATCAATTACAAAAAGCTGGAAAGAAAGATGACGAGATAGAAAAATTATTGCCATTTAAAATATTTCAAGGCAACAAACCAACAAATTCCATACTGTTCAAGAAATTAACCCCTTATACTCTTGGAAGTTTGATAGCGATGTATGAGCATAAGATATTTGTGCAGGGGGTGATATGGAATATTTTCAGTTTTGACCAATGGGGAGTAGAGCTGGGAAAGCAACTTGCAAAAAGCATTCTGCCTGAACTTGAGACTGATGAACATGTCAACGATCATGATTCTTCGACGAATGGTTTGATCAATGCATATAAGATGATGAGGGAGTTGAGAAAGTTGAATTCTATATTGATGGTATAAAGGTATCAACCGATATGACTGTACCATATGAATATGAATTGGATACTGGAACAGGAAAAAATGTTAATTATACAATTTATGCAAAAGCGTTTGATACAAGTAATAATAATACAAATTCTGAAACAATAAATATACTGGTTTGTGAAAATGGTACTGTTACGGATATAGACGATAACGTATATCAAACAAAAATGTTTGGAAATCAGGAATGGATGGTAGAAAACCTGAAAGTAAACCATTACAGGAATGGTGATCCGATTCCTAATGCTACAGATGGAAGCACATGGGCAGCTCTTACCTATGGTGCCTATTGTTATTATAATAATAATTCTAGCAATTCAGAGACTTATGGAGCTCTTTATAACTGGTATGCTGTTGAAGATAGTCGTGGATTAGCACCGGAAGGATGGCATGTTCCTACAGATGATGAGATCAAAGAATTAGAAATGTATCTTGGTCTGAGCGAGAGCCAGGCAAACAGCGAAGGCTGGCGTGGTACGAATGAGGGCAGTAAGCTTGCTGGTAGCCATGATTTATGGACT of the Candidatus Cloacimonadota bacterium genome contains:
- the typA gene encoding translational GTPase TypA, which translates into the protein MKKIKNIAIIAHVDHGKTTLVDAALKQSGIFRDNEKIAERIMDSNDLERERGITIFSKNASLTYKDYKINFVDTPGHADFGGEVQRIMKMVDSVLLLVDAFEGPMPQTKYVLKKSLELGLDPIVIINKIDRPNARPAEVLEMVFDLFCDLQANDSQLDFPVLFASGKDGYARHEMEDENDDLIPLFETIVKRVKDSEGDESKPFQMLVSAIEYDNYLGKIGTGKITNGTVSQGQEVVLLKRDGERLLYRITKIYHYDGLKKKEIKKAFAGDIVSLAGMERVDVGETAACKDNPKPLPIIEIDAPTLSMTFKVNDSPFSGKEGKYVTSRNIWDRLQKELQTNVSIKVEGTENGDEFIVKGRGELQLSILIENMRREGFEFQVSTPKVIYRQLDGKRTEPIELVTVDVADEFVGTVIEMLGLRKGEMLDMVPGNDGFTRLEYKVPARGLIGFRNEFMTTTRGTGIINHSFYEYEFYKGDLDKKSRGALIAMEKGTATGYSLFNFQARGVLFIGPGVEVYAGMIIGEHSRENDLVLNIVKGKKLSNVRAAGSDDAIVLVPPRQFSLEQALEYINDDELLEVTPKNIRMRKKILREIDRKREMNRLNKIGQE
- a CDS encoding RNA-binding protein translates to MQGKKLYVGNLDYSVTKDSLKELFSECGDVVEVIVIDGKGFGFVEMSDSSEAEKAINDLDGKDFKGRSLKVNEARPKRDNRRDFRRSY
- the pgi gene encoding glucose-6-phosphate isomerase; this encodes MLKKIHPTKTKAWQELKKHHDIMQHASMKEMFDKDADRFKNFSIQFEEILLDYSKNIINEETLELLIQLANECELKDAIDKMLTGDSINETEHRAVLHTALRNFSGKPVFVDCKDVMPEVKAVQLKMKKFSEKMLFGEWKGCTGKAITDIVNIGIGGSDLGPVMVTESLKPYWKKITPNFVSNVDGTHIAETLKNLNPETTLFMIASKTFTTQETMTNALTARTWFLENAKNEDSIKKHFIAISTNEEGVKKFGIDPQNMFRFWDWVGGRYSLWSAIGLSIACTIGYDNFEQLLKGAYAMDEHFRNTSFGENMPVILALLGIWYNNFFNAQTQAILPYDQYMHRFAAYFQQGDMESNGKSTDRNGNSVNYQTGPIIWGEPGTNGQHAFYQLIHQGTKLIPCDFLAPAISHNPIGDHHMKLLSNFFAQTEALMKGKTEAEVRNQLQKAGKKDDEIEKLLPFKIFQGNKPTNSILFKKLTPYTLGSLIAMYEHKIFVQGVIWNIFSFDQWGVELGKQLAKSILPELETDEHVNDHDSSTNGLINAYKMMRELRKLNSILMV
- a CDS encoding fibrobacter succinogenes major paralogous domain-containing protein, which translates into the protein MTVPYEYELDTGTGKNVNYTIYAKAFDTSNNNTNSETINILVCENGTVTDIDDNVYQTKMFGNQEWMVENLKVNHYRNGDPIPNATDGSTWAALTYGAYCYYNNNSSNSETYGALYNWYAVEDSRGLAPEGWHVPTDDEIKELEMYLGLSESQANSEGWRGTNEGSKLAGSHDLWTNGAMRNDPEFGSSGFDLIPGGFRNYYSGSFYSMGYSGRFWSSTENNKHPAWYRDVDYDYTTVYRYGFIKCGGFSVRCVKD